In Thermoanaerobaculia bacterium, a genomic segment contains:
- a CDS encoding SRPBCC domain-containing protein — MTDAKGFTIERTIFIRAPREIVFRYFTDSARFAAWWGEGSAIDPRPGGAVRIRYPGGVVASGKIVEIDPPGRIVFTYGYEGEGKPIPLGGSRVTIRLDEGSDGTAVHLTHASSDAPASIGAEHVQGWRYQMAVFANVVSREAQAQAAACIDAFFAAWNEKDEAARRRLLEQATAEDVRFGDAFSCTVDREDLVAHLAAVQRFMPAMTLSRDGEVAQCQGTAIAPWIAKAADGNVRGRGTNVFELGADGRIRRATGFWS, encoded by the coding sequence GTGACCGACGCGAAGGGATTCACGATCGAACGGACCATTTTCATCCGCGCGCCGCGGGAGATCGTGTTCCGCTACTTCACCGATTCCGCGCGCTTCGCCGCCTGGTGGGGCGAGGGATCGGCGATCGATCCGCGGCCGGGCGGCGCGGTCCGGATCCGCTACCCGGGCGGGGTCGTCGCGAGCGGGAAGATTGTCGAGATCGATCCTCCCGGACGCATCGTCTTCACCTACGGCTACGAAGGCGAGGGAAAGCCGATCCCTCTCGGCGGATCGCGCGTGACGATCCGGCTCGACGAGGGATCGGACGGGACGGCGGTCCATCTCACCCACGCCTCCTCCGACGCGCCGGCGTCGATCGGCGCCGAGCACGTCCAGGGCTGGCGCTATCAGATGGCGGTCTTCGCCAACGTCGTCTCGCGCGAGGCGCAGGCGCAGGCCGCAGCCTGCATCGACGCCTTCTTCGCCGCCTGGAACGAGAAGGATGAAGCCGCCCGGCGGCGCCTCCTCGAACAGGCGACGGCCGAAGACGTACGGTTCGGCGACGCGTTCAGCTGCACGGTCGACCGCGAGGACCTCGTCGCACACCTGGCGGCCGTGCAGCGCTTCATGCCGGCGATGACGCTCTCGCGCGACGGAGAGGTCGCGCAGTGCCAGGGGACGGCGATCGCGCCGTGGATCGCGAAAGCGGCGGACGGGAACGTCCGCGGGCGGGGCACGAACGTCTTCGAGCTTGGCGCGGACGGCCGGATCCGGCGCGCCACGGGGTTCTGGAGCTGA
- a CDS encoding protein kinase, with the protein MSEGDEDVTEVGGTAPGEPAAGGALDEAPTEISTASPGPIPAHIRPPVLPDYEIVGFIGEGGMGRVFRAVDRKLGRTVALKCIRGDDRELIARFLQEARAQARIEHENVCRVFQAGEAAGQPFIAMQLLRGRSLGEEARSLTLEQKALIMRDVAEALQAAHRIGIIHRDLKPANIIVERTESGGVHAFVVDFGLARDVEEGGLTVTGSLAGTPTFMSPEQARGDRQAVDRRSDVYSLGATLYAILAGRPPFEGESTFDVLTKVVQDEPAPLVSLVPGVPTDLATIVMKCLEKDPAARYPSARELAEDLSLYLAGEPIRARAASMMYRLRKKARKHRAVVAVGGAALVLLAAAGGLALRTRLQASARARFAQELGQEAEKIEWLMRAAEESPLHDVRPERKLVETMMDRMRSRIEGRPREIRAAGLFALARGDLALGDPRGARARLDEAAALGERSPDASYARGLALSRIYAEELRDADRIGEKTLRERKRRALHETYVVPALAALKRGRASATAAPEYAEALIARYEERSDDAVRLARRALARLPWLHEAAALQGDVVLAEGHRHRERAEYPQAMAKLREAADLYAEASSIGRSAASAYEAECSAWAEIMYVDNDLERDPSEAYGRALDACGKARRVDPADAGAYHQLAFAQWQWGQHQLARGQDPAPALRRSIEASAAAQRLRPRWAESDNAMGIAYGYLARVTMVRGGDPRPLLRNAIASFDRALAIDPNFAYAWLTRGLGFIDLGRDAARRGEDPRHDYDVAIDDERKALALDPAWTFPRESLAQAFFQRALWEAGHGGDAEASFSGAIEAFEACAQAGDDSPSLHVSFGDALAARARYRRDRGTKAPDDSARQALLHYRSALPRWPERAKIEAKIAETEKLAAESPGAR; encoded by the coding sequence ATGTCCGAAGGCGACGAAGACGTCACGGAGGTTGGCGGCACGGCGCCGGGCGAGCCGGCGGCCGGCGGGGCTCTGGACGAGGCCCCGACGGAAATCTCGACCGCCTCTCCCGGACCGATCCCCGCGCACATCCGTCCTCCGGTCCTTCCCGACTACGAGATCGTCGGATTCATCGGCGAAGGCGGCATGGGGCGCGTCTTCCGGGCCGTCGACCGGAAGCTCGGCCGGACGGTCGCGCTCAAGTGCATCCGCGGCGACGACCGCGAGCTGATCGCCCGATTCCTCCAGGAAGCGCGGGCGCAGGCGCGCATCGAGCACGAGAACGTCTGCCGCGTCTTCCAGGCGGGGGAGGCCGCGGGCCAGCCCTTCATCGCGATGCAGCTCCTGCGCGGCCGTTCCCTCGGCGAGGAGGCTCGCTCGCTGACGCTCGAGCAGAAGGCGCTGATCATGCGCGACGTCGCCGAAGCGCTCCAGGCGGCGCACCGCATCGGCATCATCCACCGGGACTTGAAGCCCGCCAACATCATCGTCGAGAGGACGGAGAGCGGCGGCGTCCACGCGTTCGTCGTCGATTTCGGTCTCGCGCGGGACGTGGAAGAAGGCGGGCTGACGGTGACCGGGAGCCTCGCCGGCACGCCGACGTTCATGTCGCCCGAGCAGGCTCGCGGGGACCGCCAGGCCGTCGACCGGCGCTCCGACGTGTACAGCCTCGGAGCGACCCTCTACGCCATTCTCGCCGGGCGGCCGCCGTTCGAAGGGGAGAGCACGTTCGACGTCCTGACGAAGGTCGTCCAGGACGAGCCGGCGCCGCTCGTCTCTCTCGTCCCCGGCGTGCCGACGGATCTCGCCACGATCGTCATGAAATGCCTCGAGAAGGACCCGGCGGCGCGCTATCCGTCGGCGCGCGAGCTCGCCGAGGACCTCTCGCTCTACCTCGCGGGGGAGCCGATCCGCGCCCGCGCGGCCTCGATGATGTACCGGCTCCGGAAAAAGGCGCGCAAGCACCGCGCCGTCGTCGCGGTCGGGGGCGCGGCGCTCGTGCTGCTCGCCGCCGCCGGGGGACTGGCGCTGCGCACGCGGCTGCAGGCGTCCGCGCGGGCGCGCTTCGCGCAGGAGCTCGGCCAGGAGGCGGAGAAGATCGAGTGGCTCATGCGCGCCGCCGAGGAGAGCCCGCTCCACGACGTCCGGCCCGAGCGGAAGCTCGTCGAGACGATGATGGACCGGATGCGGTCGCGGATCGAGGGTCGGCCGCGGGAGATCCGAGCGGCAGGGCTCTTCGCTCTGGCGCGGGGCGATCTGGCGCTCGGCGATCCCCGCGGCGCCCGGGCCCGTCTCGACGAGGCGGCCGCGCTCGGGGAGCGAAGTCCGGACGCGTCCTACGCGAGAGGACTCGCTCTGTCGCGCATCTACGCGGAGGAGCTCCGCGACGCGGACCGGATCGGTGAGAAGACCCTCCGCGAGCGGAAGCGTCGCGCGCTCCACGAGACGTACGTCGTGCCCGCGCTCGCGGCGCTCAAGCGCGGGCGCGCGTCCGCGACGGCGGCCCCCGAGTACGCGGAGGCGCTGATCGCCCGCTACGAGGAACGTTCCGACGACGCGGTGAGGCTCGCGCGCCGGGCGCTCGCCCGCCTTCCCTGGCTGCACGAGGCGGCGGCCCTCCAGGGGGACGTCGTCCTCGCGGAAGGCCACCGGCACCGCGAGCGCGCCGAGTATCCGCAGGCGATGGCGAAGCTTCGCGAGGCCGCCGACCTCTACGCGGAGGCGTCGTCGATCGGGCGGAGCGCCGCGTCCGCCTACGAGGCCGAATGCTCGGCGTGGGCGGAGATCATGTACGTCGACAACGATCTCGAGCGGGATCCGTCGGAGGCGTACGGCCGGGCGCTCGACGCGTGCGGGAAGGCGCGCCGCGTCGATCCCGCGGATGCCGGCGCGTACCACCAGCTCGCGTTCGCGCAATGGCAGTGGGGGCAGCACCAGCTCGCGCGCGGCCAGGACCCCGCCCCGGCGCTCCGGCGCTCGATCGAGGCGAGCGCCGCCGCGCAGCGCCTGCGGCCGCGCTGGGCCGAGTCGGACAACGCCATGGGCATCGCCTACGGCTATCTCGCGCGGGTCACGATGGTCCGGGGCGGCGATCCGCGGCCGCTCCTCCGGAACGCGATCGCAAGCTTCGACCGCGCGCTCGCGATCGACCCGAACTTCGCCTACGCCTGGCTCACGCGCGGGCTCGGTTTCATCGATCTCGGACGCGACGCCGCCCGGCGCGGAGAGGATCCGCGGCACGACTACGACGTCGCGATCGACGACGAGCGCAAGGCCCTGGCGCTCGATCCCGCCTGGACGTTCCCGCGCGAGAGCCTCGCGCAGGCGTTCTTCCAGCGGGCGTTGTGGGAGGCCGGGCACGGCGGCGACGCGGAAGCATCGTTCTCGGGCGCCATCGAGGCGTTCGAGGCATGCGCGCAGGCGGGGGACGATTCGCCGTCGCTCCACGTGTCGTTCGGCGACGCTCTCGCGGCGCGGGCGCGGTATCGGCGGGACCGGGGAACGAAAGCGCCGGACGACTCGGCGCGGCAGGCCCTGCTCCATTACCGCTCGGCGCTTCCGCGCTGGCCCGAGCGTGCGAAGATCGAGGCGAAGATCGCCGAGACCGAGAAGCTCGCCGCGGAATCGCCCGGGGCGCGGTGA
- a CDS encoding metalloregulator ArsR/SmtB family transcription factor — MSANLAVVAAPRRREILRLVWDRELPAGEIAAAMPDVTFGAVSQHLALLAREGLVGCRREGRRRYYAARKRELEPLRRWLEASWDDALARLKTQAEIEAARRGPRKGTRRRKA; from the coding sequence GTGAGCGCAAATCTGGCCGTCGTCGCCGCCCCCCGCCGGCGGGAGATCCTCCGGCTCGTCTGGGACCGGGAGCTCCCCGCCGGAGAGATCGCGGCGGCGATGCCCGACGTCACGTTCGGCGCCGTCTCGCAGCACCTGGCGCTGCTGGCGCGCGAGGGTCTCGTCGGCTGCCGGCGGGAGGGACGGCGGCGCTACTACGCCGCTCGGAAACGGGAGCTCGAGCCGCTTCGACGCTGGCTCGAAGCGTCGTGGGACGACGCGCTCGCACGCCTGAAGACGCAAGCGGAGATCGAGGCCGCCCGGCGCGGCCCGAGGAAGGGAACGAGAAGGAGGAAGGCGTGA
- a CDS encoding DUF4440 domain-containing protein, with product MTKSRSLCTAASFAALFAAAVARPLRGETPADAAAVLERQTQEMFDAISAGNAAVWDRYLDPDVKYTDENGAVMTKKGLVDGTKPLPTGVSGTIRVTDFRAAFHGDVAVTTHVEDENESYHGHALHCQYRTTDTWMRTPAGWRLIAGQVLALRTDPPAVPIADALRAEYVGTYALAPGIDYEIRPKGDGLEGRQTKRPWEEIRAEAPDVLFVPGKPRYRKIFRRDPTGKITGFAERREAWDLDWTKR from the coding sequence ATGACGAAATCGAGATCGCTTTGCACCGCCGCCTCGTTCGCCGCTCTCTTCGCCGCCGCCGTCGCGCGGCCGCTCCGTGGCGAAACGCCCGCCGACGCGGCCGCTGTGCTCGAGCGCCAGACGCAGGAGATGTTCGACGCGATCTCGGCCGGGAATGCCGCCGTCTGGGACCGGTATCTCGATCCCGACGTGAAGTACACGGACGAGAACGGCGCCGTCATGACGAAGAAGGGACTGGTCGACGGCACGAAGCCGCTGCCTACCGGCGTCTCCGGGACGATCCGCGTGACCGATTTCCGCGCGGCGTTCCACGGTGACGTCGCGGTGACGACGCACGTCGAGGACGAGAACGAGAGCTACCACGGCCATGCGCTCCACTGTCAGTACCGCACGACCGACACCTGGATGAGGACGCCGGCCGGCTGGCGCCTGATCGCGGGGCAGGTGCTCGCTCTCCGCACCGATCCTCCCGCCGTGCCGATTGCCGACGCGCTCCGCGCCGAATACGTCGGCACGTACGCTCTCGCTCCCGGGATCGACTACGAGATCCGCCCGAAAGGAGACGGTCTCGAGGGTCGCCAGACCAAGCGGCCCTGGGAGGAGATTCGCGCAGAAGCTCCGGACGTCCTCTTCGTTCCGGGAAAGCCGCGGTACCGGAAGATCTTCCGGCGCGATCCAACGGGGAAGATCACGGGCTTCGCGGAGAGACGGGAAGCCTGGGACCTCGACTGGACGAAACGGTGA
- a CDS encoding SpoIIE family protein phosphatase: MFRRTMLFRAALLAVLAAAPLRAQEPSPVRLLRTYFADPNGVLLDFAWRFAPGDGPDRALPDFDDSSWTPVRPNLAAADVPGGRWPGVGWFRRHVVVEPGLEGRPISLRLAAPGAAEVFLDGRRVLTSGVGGAPPEVPFRERADACLLRFEGPRHVLAVRYSYPASAPRARAGFGFHLSLADPALAPRRPDDRPWIAGAQGAMVALPLFLALLHLALFGFSPRARENLFYAVEMAAFTVIVLQEFSVDLLTSEAERAALGRFSLGAPIVAIVFGLLTYYAVRMARFPKTWLLFAAAGAVFLPLTYLVPSLHEATQDVLFFGVIVEVLRLERARRTVRRRGGRIFVWSFAVFGLTIVLQILVNVGVLRSVAGVRPVYIVGVLVSAIGMSLYLAYGMGQARLAEVENARKSRELAQARKLQLSMLPRDLASAPGLDVAAATFTAAEVGGDYYDVRPAGGGAILVAFGDATGHGLASGIVVTAAKALFTSIAPDAAVGVSLAACNRVLREMRLPGFQMCLALARISPGEIAIASAAMPPALVHRKSGSIEEIGAGGLPLGTRLPGRHEERRTRLAPGDTLLFASDGLAELLDPRGRELGYPGVSALLREAAGAGSARGVVDRLGTAAAAHRGSRPQDDDMTFLVVRVVE, translated from the coding sequence ATGTTTCGCCGAACGATGCTTTTCCGGGCCGCGCTCCTGGCGGTGCTCGCCGCCGCCCCGCTCCGCGCCCAGGAGCCGAGCCCGGTCCGGCTCCTTCGGACGTATTTCGCGGACCCGAACGGCGTGCTGCTCGATTTCGCGTGGCGGTTCGCGCCGGGCGACGGGCCGGACCGCGCTCTTCCCGATTTCGACGATTCGTCGTGGACGCCCGTCCGGCCGAATCTCGCGGCCGCCGATGTCCCGGGGGGGCGCTGGCCGGGCGTCGGCTGGTTCCGGCGGCACGTCGTCGTCGAGCCCGGGCTCGAAGGTCGGCCGATCTCGCTGCGGCTCGCGGCGCCGGGCGCCGCGGAGGTCTTCCTCGACGGCCGCCGCGTCCTGACGTCGGGCGTGGGCGGGGCGCCGCCCGAGGTCCCGTTCCGGGAGCGCGCCGACGCGTGCCTCCTCCGATTCGAGGGTCCGCGGCACGTCCTGGCGGTCCGGTACTCCTATCCGGCGTCCGCCCCCCGGGCGCGCGCGGGCTTCGGCTTCCATCTTTCCCTCGCCGATCCGGCGCTCGCGCCGCGCCGCCCCGACGATCGTCCGTGGATCGCGGGAGCGCAGGGGGCGATGGTCGCGCTCCCGCTCTTCCTCGCGCTCCTCCACCTCGCGCTCTTCGGCTTCTCCCCCCGCGCGCGGGAGAATCTCTTCTACGCGGTCGAGATGGCCGCCTTCACGGTCATCGTCCTCCAGGAGTTCTCCGTGGATCTCCTCACGTCGGAAGCGGAGCGCGCGGCGCTCGGACGCTTTTCGCTGGGAGCGCCGATCGTCGCGATCGTCTTCGGCCTGCTGACCTATTACGCCGTCCGGATGGCCCGCTTTCCGAAGACGTGGCTTCTCTTCGCGGCGGCCGGCGCCGTATTCCTTCCGCTCACGTACCTCGTGCCGTCGCTCCACGAGGCGACGCAGGACGTCCTTTTCTTCGGGGTCATCGTGGAGGTCCTCCGTCTCGAGCGGGCGCGCCGGACGGTGCGGCGGCGGGGCGGGCGGATTTTCGTCTGGAGCTTCGCGGTCTTTGGCCTGACGATCGTTCTCCAGATTCTCGTCAACGTCGGCGTGCTCCGGTCGGTGGCGGGCGTCCGACCCGTCTACATCGTCGGCGTGCTGGTCTCCGCCATCGGCATGTCCCTCTATCTGGCGTACGGCATGGGACAGGCGCGGCTCGCCGAGGTCGAGAACGCGCGGAAGTCGCGCGAGCTCGCCCAGGCGCGAAAGCTCCAGCTCTCGATGCTCCCGCGCGACCTCGCGAGCGCTCCCGGCCTCGACGTGGCCGCCGCGACGTTCACGGCCGCGGAAGTGGGCGGCGACTACTACGACGTGCGGCCCGCCGGCGGCGGCGCGATCCTCGTCGCCTTCGGAGACGCGACGGGCCACGGCCTCGCCTCGGGGATCGTCGTCACGGCGGCCAAGGCGCTCTTCACGTCGATCGCCCCGGACGCGGCGGTCGGCGTTTCGCTCGCCGCGTGCAACCGCGTTCTCCGGGAGATGCGCCTGCCGGGATTCCAGATGTGCCTCGCGCTCGCCCGAATCTCACCGGGAGAGATCGCGATCGCCTCCGCGGCGATGCCCCCGGCGCTCGTCCATCGGAAGTCGGGAAGCATCGAAGAGATCGGAGCCGGCGGTCTCCCGCTCGGAACGCGCCTGCCGGGGCGGCACGAGGAGCGGCGTACGCGCCTCGCGCCGGGCGACACGCTCCTCTTCGCGAGCGACGGCCTGGCCGAGCTCCTCGACCCGCGCGGGCGGGAGCTCGGCTACCCCGGCGTCTCCGCGCTCCTGCGGGAAGCCGCCGGAGCCGGGAGCGCGCGCGGCGTCGTCGATCGGCTCGGCACGGCGGCGGCGGCGCATCGCGGCTCGCGTCCCCAGGACGACGACATGACGTTCCTCGTCGTCCGGGTGGTGGAGTAG
- a CDS encoding protein kinase: MRLTAGTRLGPYEILAPLGSGGMGEVYRARDSKLNREVAVKVLPESIAGDRDALARFEREAHAVAALNHPNILSIFDFGSHEGTVYAVTELLEGSTLRDKLDAGALPQRRAVEMAIPIARGLAAAHEKGVVHRDLKPENVFLTDDGRVKILDFGLAKKIGPADAATNAPTTPAGTEPGTVMGTVGYMSPEQVRGRDVDHRSDIFSFGAVFYEMLSGRRAFRGESAVETMSAILREEPSDLVETGRSISPSLDRIVRHCLEKSPSARFQSAGDIAFDLEALSGTSQSQPVLASRARSRFSWKIPAAIALAAALVGIGFWIGGRGRRPTPSFQQLTFQRGTIIDARFAPDGNTIVYGASWAGRPFETFTVRPESQLSRSLGFGGDLLGISRSSLMAISLGRHFISSFDSSGTLADASLSGGVPRQILESVEWADWGPDGKTLAVVRRAGTGDRLEYPIGKTIFTSTGWVGRPRFSPAGDRIALEDHPFFAGDSGDLVMIDTAGKTIARSGVWNSLEGLCWSADGREVWFTAIRRGGNRRLWALTPSGRERLLLELPGILTIHDADRGGRVLLARDNMRVGAFGEMSGDAAERDLSYLDYTAVRDLSVDGKTLLFDEDAEGGGPTGSIYALRAGDSSPVRLGDGNSFALSPDGKWALTLPSLQPTDQFHAVLVPTGVGTPVSLPANKGTVLWLDWMPNGKEIMFAISQNGRPSRIWVQEIASGKSRPVTDEGVEVLLYSHLISPDSRVIIGRAADGSLHLYPFAGGPPEPLPYIEPGEQPLRWSADGKSLYVYTPGALPARIDLVRLSDGHRQMWKDLVPNDTAGVAFIRAPLITPDGRHYVYSYTRVLSDLFLVRGLR; the protein is encoded by the coding sequence TTGAGACTCACCGCCGGCACCCGGCTCGGCCCCTACGAGATCCTCGCCCCCCTGGGTTCGGGAGGCATGGGCGAGGTCTATCGCGCGCGCGACTCGAAGCTGAACCGCGAGGTGGCCGTGAAGGTGCTCCCCGAGTCGATCGCCGGAGACCGGGACGCGCTCGCCCGGTTCGAGCGGGAGGCGCACGCGGTCGCCGCGCTGAACCATCCGAACATCCTTTCGATCTTCGACTTCGGATCGCACGAAGGAACGGTCTATGCCGTGACGGAGCTCCTCGAAGGATCGACGCTCCGCGACAAGCTCGATGCCGGCGCCCTTCCGCAGCGGCGGGCCGTCGAGATGGCGATCCCGATCGCGCGCGGGCTCGCCGCGGCGCACGAAAAAGGGGTCGTGCACCGGGATCTCAAGCCCGAGAACGTTTTCCTGACCGACGACGGCCGCGTCAAAATCCTCGACTTCGGCCTCGCGAAGAAGATCGGCCCCGCCGACGCCGCGACGAACGCGCCGACCACGCCGGCCGGCACGGAGCCCGGCACCGTGATGGGCACGGTCGGCTACATGTCGCCCGAGCAGGTGCGGGGCCGCGACGTGGACCACCGGAGCGACATCTTCTCCTTCGGCGCGGTCTTCTACGAGATGCTCTCCGGTCGCCGCGCGTTCCGCGGGGAGTCCGCCGTCGAGACGATGAGCGCGATCCTCCGCGAAGAGCCCTCCGATCTCGTCGAGACGGGCCGCAGCATCTCCCCCTCTCTCGACCGCATCGTGCGGCACTGCCTCGAAAAGTCGCCGTCGGCACGATTCCAGTCCGCGGGCGACATCGCCTTCGACCTCGAAGCGCTCTCCGGGACGTCGCAGAGCCAGCCGGTCCTCGCCTCGCGCGCGCGATCGCGGTTCTCCTGGAAGATCCCGGCGGCGATCGCGCTCGCCGCCGCGCTCGTCGGGATCGGATTCTGGATCGGCGGACGCGGCCGAAGGCCGACGCCTTCCTTTCAGCAGCTGACGTTCCAGCGGGGAACGATCATCGACGCCCGTTTCGCTCCGGACGGGAACACGATCGTCTACGGGGCCTCCTGGGCCGGCCGCCCGTTCGAGACTTTCACGGTGCGCCCCGAGAGTCAGCTCTCGCGCTCGCTCGGCTTCGGCGGGGATCTCCTGGGAATCTCGCGATCCTCCCTGATGGCGATCTCGCTCGGACGGCACTTCATCTCGTCGTTCGACTCCTCCGGCACGCTCGCGGACGCCTCGCTTTCCGGCGGCGTGCCGCGCCAGATCCTGGAGAGCGTCGAGTGGGCGGACTGGGGCCCCGACGGAAAGACGCTCGCGGTCGTGCGACGCGCCGGGACCGGCGACCGGCTCGAATACCCCATCGGAAAGACGATCTTCACCTCGACGGGCTGGGTCGGACGCCCCCGGTTCTCCCCCGCGGGAGACCGGATCGCGCTCGAGGATCATCCCTTCTTCGCGGGCGACAGCGGCGACCTCGTCATGATCGACACCGCGGGAAAAACGATCGCTCGATCCGGAGTGTGGAACAGCCTCGAAGGACTGTGCTGGTCGGCCGACGGACGCGAGGTGTGGTTCACGGCCATCCGGAGGGGCGGAAACCGGCGTCTCTGGGCGCTCACGCCCTCGGGGCGGGAGAGACTGCTTCTCGAACTGCCGGGAATTCTCACGATCCACGACGCCGATCGCGGCGGCCGCGTTCTGCTGGCACGCGACAACATGCGCGTCGGAGCCTTCGGCGAGATGTCGGGGGATGCCGCGGAACGGGACCTGTCGTACCTCGACTACACCGCCGTGCGGGATCTTTCGGTCGACGGGAAGACGCTCCTCTTCGACGAAGACGCCGAAGGGGGAGGCCCGACGGGCTCCATCTACGCGCTTCGGGCGGGAGACTCCTCACCGGTCCGCCTGGGCGACGGCAACTCGTTCGCCCTCTCCCCGGACGGCAAGTGGGCGTTGACGCTCCCCTCGCTGCAGCCGACCGACCAATTTCACGCCGTTCTCGTCCCGACCGGCGTCGGAACGCCGGTCTCGCTCCCGGCGAACAAGGGAACCGTCCTCTGGCTCGACTGGATGCCCAACGGAAAAGAGATCATGTTCGCGATCAGCCAGAACGGACGCCCCTCGCGCATCTGGGTCCAGGAGATCGCCTCCGGAAAATCGCGACCCGTCACGGACGAGGGCGTCGAGGTCCTCCTCTATTCGCATCTGATTTCTCCGGATTCCCGCGTGATCATCGGGCGGGCGGCCGACGGCTCCCTGCATCTCTATCCGTTCGCCGGGGGTCCTCCGGAGCCGCTTCCGTACATCGAGCCGGGAGAGCAGCCGCTCCGGTGGAGCGCGGATGGAAAATCTCTCTACGTCTACACCCCGGGCGCCCTGCCGGCACGGATCGATCTCGTCCGTCTCTCCGACGGCCATCGCCAGATGTGGAAGGACCTCGTTCCGAACGACACGGCGGGCGTCGCGTTCATCCGCGCGCCGCTCATCACGCCGGACGGTCGGCATTACGTCTACAGCTACACCCGCGTCCTGTCGGACCTCTTCCTCGTCCGCGGCCTGCGCTGA
- a CDS encoding PadR family transcriptional regulator: MSRTVEASDAALENLRMELRRGGLVLAVLGALKTEQYGYTLRKALADLGLEIDEGTLYPLLRRLESQGLLDSQWREEDKRNKRFYRLSSGGKAILKPLTAEWKALNASLGEIL; encoded by the coding sequence ATGTCGCGCACTGTAGAAGCGTCCGACGCCGCCCTCGAGAACCTCCGGATGGAGCTCCGCCGCGGCGGCCTCGTCCTCGCCGTCCTCGGGGCCCTGAAGACCGAGCAGTATGGCTACACGCTCCGGAAGGCGCTCGCCGACCTCGGCCTCGAGATCGACGAGGGAACGCTCTACCCCCTGCTCCGCCGTCTCGAGAGCCAGGGACTCCTCGACAGCCAGTGGCGCGAGGAGGACAAAAGGAACAAACGGTTCTATCGCCTCTCCTCCGGCGGAAAGGCGATCCTGAAACCGCTCACGGCCGAGTGGAAGGCGCTGAATGCCTCCCTCGGCGAGATCCTCTAA
- a CDS encoding VWA domain-containing protein, whose amino-acid sequence MRFWARFSAALLVAALPARAQGPAARFQESVSSEEVVVDVHVIDNAGNPIAGLSKADFALRVDGRPAPIDSVEWISTASVSPASAPPEPAPEAAGGEKTGRAPALAGRLIVLFFQTDYEMSRITGQMRMIREAHRFLDTCSPDDRVAVLSFDSHLKLRQDFTGDRGKLRHAIDRTLYFDRVEPLAPGEFPSLAASIDFRAARRATLPEHALRVIGQALEALPGSKSLLFFGWGIGNFDSKMGLILDHNYPPARVALERSHTSVFALDVTSADYHSMEGGLKALAGDTGGLYVKTHVFPRLAMEKVTRAISGFYVLTFARPRLARGRHEMSIRVAGRGHPWVLARPNYTD is encoded by the coding sequence GTGCGATTCTGGGCCCGGTTCTCCGCCGCATTGCTGGTCGCGGCGCTGCCCGCCCGCGCCCAGGGCCCGGCCGCGCGATTCCAGGAGAGCGTCTCGTCGGAGGAGGTCGTCGTCGACGTCCACGTGATCGACAACGCCGGCAATCCGATCGCGGGACTCTCGAAGGCGGACTTCGCCCTCCGCGTGGACGGCCGTCCGGCGCCGATCGACTCGGTCGAGTGGATCTCGACCGCCTCCGTCTCCCCCGCTTCGGCTCCGCCCGAGCCCGCGCCGGAAGCGGCGGGAGGCGAAAAAACGGGGCGCGCCCCCGCGCTCGCGGGCCGGCTCATCGTCCTCTTCTTCCAGACCGACTACGAGATGTCGCGGATCACCGGGCAGATGCGCATGATCCGGGAGGCGCACCGGTTTCTCGACACCTGCTCGCCCGACGACCGCGTCGCGGTCCTGTCGTTCGATTCGCACCTGAAGCTCCGGCAGGATTTCACGGGGGATCGCGGGAAGCTCCGGCACGCGATCGACCGAACCCTCTACTTCGACCGCGTCGAGCCGCTTGCGCCCGGCGAATTCCCGTCGCTCGCCGCCTCGATCGACTTTCGGGCGGCGCGCCGGGCCACGCTACCGGAGCACGCCCTCCGCGTCATCGGGCAGGCCCTCGAAGCCCTCCCGGGGTCGAAGTCGCTCCTCTTCTTCGGGTGGGGGATCGGCAATTTCGACTCGAAGATGGGGCTGATCCTCGACCATAACTACCCTCCCGCGCGCGTCGCTCTCGAGCGGTCGCACACCTCGGTGTTCGCCCTGGACGTCACTTCGGCGGACTACCACTCGATGGAGGGAGGGCTCAAGGCGCTCGCGGGCGATACGGGCGGTTTGTACGTGAAGACGCACGTCTTCCCGAGGCTCGCGATGGAAAAGGTCACGCGGGCGATCTCGGGCTTCTACGTCCTGACCTTCGCGCGCCCGCGCCTCGCGCGCGGCCGTCACGAGATGTCGATCCGGGTCGCGGGACGTGGGCATCCGTGGGTGCTCGCCCGGCCGAACTACACCGATTAG